The Miscanthus floridulus cultivar M001 chromosome 6, ASM1932011v1, whole genome shotgun sequence genomic interval ttgtataactcatttaGAGCTACAAATTTTATATAAAAGTATCATCATTTGACATCGTACATAAAGATATTAATTTTCTAAGATGACAAATGCTTGTATCTGATTATTATGCAACTGAAAGTTTATATTATTTTTCGGACCATCCTAGcgatctcaaatggaaaaattcaaaattagAAAGTTGCAGATCTCATCGAGCTTAATTTCATATAAATCATCTTTTCCAACATCGTttgaaaaaagatatgatttttttataAGGTTAAGTCTTATCATGTTACTCCTGCTAGAGCGACCAAAGTGTACTATCGAGCCAACGAGAGATCTTTCACGTGAAAATAGTCATCAACGTCGCACATCTTGCCAAGTCAGCGTATGTGGCATGACACGTTATTTTGTCGCACCAGCGTTTGCGCGaccaaagaattaaaaaaataaaattaaaaataagTGGggatatttttaaaataaaaactaAAAAGGATTaaaattttttataaaaagagCGCCACTGGTAAGGTCCAATTCCGACACATCGGCGGCCGCGACGATCCATCGCCGACCGGTCACCTGGCTCTCCACGTCTCCGCGTCGACGCAGAGCCAGCACAAAGTGCACAAAACACCCAAATCGGCCACCCGCGCCCCCGTCCCCTTCGTGCTGCGTCCTGCGGGCTGCGCCCCACTAGGTATCTCACTAACCACTTCACCCTCTGCCGGCATCACCTTCCTAGGTCGCTTTGAGCTCCCACCGCCCTTTTTCCCGCGCGCCTTTCGCCATCTTTTTTCCCCCCTACCCGTTCGGCATCCCCCGATGCGAAACCTGCGGCTGAACTCCGATTCACGTCGCGCCGCGCGGGGAGATCGGGCCGGCGCACTCATCCGGACGGGGAGGATCCTCTCTCGATTGGTCGGTACCCACGCCTTTCTTTTCCGCTCCCTACCGATGTCGTTAGGTGGGAATCGGTTCTGGTATGAGAGTGAAACCAAACCAATCTAGAGGGAGCATGACGGCTAAGACCATGCGATCTTTATTTTCTAGTACTAGGATGAAAAAGATCGCTCCTGGCGGTTAAGCTTTAGTGCTCGTTTCTGTAACATGTTTGGATAGGTGTCACTTGCGTGCACCTAGAACTTGACTAAAATGAATTAAAAGGCCATCCCACCTAATTATTAGCTGACCCAGAAAACCCCATTGGCTACTCACTTGCATCTCTAGCGCATAGCTTCAGAATCTGGAAGTGTGACTTCCAGTGAGTTAGTTGCTGAACTGCAGAAGATCATGCTGTGTCTGCTCACTATGTGCAGTGCATCTTAAAAGATTTGTGAATGTTTTGTTAGTGTTTTAGTGACCACAGGTTATATCCTCATCCAAAACTTAACTCTCGGTGCACCTTATCCAATGGAAGAGGAAAGTTTCTGATTTGTAAGTAAATTTTGAGTGGAGAAACAATTGGTCAAGTTGGTGCTTTCTAGGTGAGAACAGAAACCTACTAATGTGCCAAAAAGTAATGGAGCGTACACATCAAACCAAGCATCAAGGTTCCTTTCTGGAGCACTGTGGATGAGAAATCCATGAGGATGCTTTTGGAGGTACCGTGCACATCCAGTTCATGTTGTGCTATGCAGATGCTACTTTTAGATTGTGGAAAGTTAGTCTCTGATGCTATAAATGGATTGCTGAGTTCTGATAATGTGACCATGTGCAAGCTGTAGAGCATGGATGACCTTGATATGTGGAAGCCAGACATTATAGTGTGAAGTATTTACCAGGAAAGACAAGCTTCAAAGTTCCAAATGCTAAAAAAACTTAGCTTTGTCCTGATGCTTATTCATGCACTAGAACTATctttttatgtttgataaaaatgTCAAATTAGCAATCAAAATAGATTAGCTCCATTCTACAGTCCTTTAGCTGTTCTTCCAACTTCCAAGGCTCCCAGGTGATGACGCTTGTCAAGATGACAGCAGCTGCCAAGAAATCTTCCTAGTTTCTAGTTAGACGATGATGGGGGGAACTGGGAGATTAGATGGATGAGCTTAGGCTTGTCGAGTTTGTTAGCAGCTTTCCTTCCAGGAGATGTCGTCCTTGTGGGTGTATCATCTTGATTTACATAACATATAGAGCTTGAGAATTTTTGTTTTTATTGAAGGGGCCATGTTCACTCTCCCTTTTCTACATAGAAAAGGACATAATGAATGACAAATAGATTTGTGGCAGAAGGAAAATTATTGCCTTGAGAATACTCACTTATGAAATTGATAGAGACAACAGTATAGGAATGAACAGTTGGACCATATGCCTTGGGATATTTGTGAATATTTAGTCACCATACGGGGAAGGTACTGACTGAATAGCTTGCATGCAGACAATGTTTGCTGTTTATTCATCTGTGGCAATGGCAATGACTCGTCCAGAATTTTCTTTTTGCCGATATCCATTTCCTGTATAGGCTTTCTGTTTGTTTCGAATTTCTGATCCATGCCGTATTCCTCTTATCAAGTTGTGAtgttgacttggggtgaactgcAATCATCGGATCAATCATTGAATGAATCTCTTTTACCCCTTTTGCAAAAGACTGTTAGTTTGCCACGTGGTCCAATGCTCTGAGAGAACATTGGCTTGTGACAATTGGACCAAGCTGTTGAGGTCTATTCTTTCTCCTACTTTTCTTTGGCTGAGGCTCAAAGTAAGCATCTTGGCCCTATTCTAGTTATCAGTCATTCTCCCAGATTTTATCACCACATTTTGTTTGAACTTTGAGGGGCACAAAAAGACATCTTGTTCCAGCTTTCCCATTTGTCTGATTACATTCTATCCTGGGATTTGTCACGGGAGAATTTCTTGCGTAATCTTAGGATGTTGTTGTTTAAAGACCACGGCAGAAATTCTCTATTTCACTGACCCACAAAACAGACAAAAGGTACCATTACAACTGTATATAAGGTAAATATACTGATTTTTTGCACTTCCTTAAACAGACTAAACGGACACCAATTGTTTAGCTATTTATTCGAGCTAAACGGCCATTTAAACAGACTAAACGGTGATTAAACGGGATAAACGGCTGATTAAACTGGACACGGCAAGccactgtgtagcgtttacacggcgTGTAAATGAGCTAAATTGCCGCGTAGGTGAACAGTGATTAAACGATAGTTTGTTAAATGCTAATGATTACTTGATTAGCACATAATGAGAACCAAATATCTCTGGTGCTAAATCTTTTGATACCATGTATGGAGTTAGGAAAAGCTTCCATCTACATGATTCAGCTGTGTAGGCTGGTTGTAATGAAAGCTTTAAACTGTTTGTCTGTTGtaattttgaagtaatttaggGTGCTTCAGCTTAACTAAATTGCATGATTGACCCATGTTTTCTAAGCTGCAATCTACAGACTTCTATGACTCTGTATTAAAATCATGCCTGAGACTTCTTCACTTGTTCTAGTAGTCCATGAATATGTTTTCTTTTGAGCAATCCAACGTGAGAAAATTTAGAAGTATACTGTATTAGATCTTAATTCTCTTCGCTCAGATGTGTTTAATTTTATGTGGGGGTGTCAAGTCAAATAATAATGCAGTATTGTATCATGTTTTACGTACACCTACAGAAAGCCGTTGTTGCTGGTCTCAGCTAATTCTATCTTTGATCGAGTTTATTCGGGAAATTGTATGGATGCCATGAAATAGGTTAACTCTTTGATAATTCCTAAAAGTAAGTTCCtttaggggccgtttggatcatttcattttggaggaattggaatctacttaatggattaggctatttggcttggaatttgacattccacaacttttccaagttcacatataagcctatctcaaattcatagtgggagatggaaattgattctatagatcaccatgctatatttctactctccaacttatagcacgctcttcaactcactttcctatagtagaaatgcaacatataagtatctcCCTTGTATGGCTAACAATaacatacaaatatattccatatacaaccatattagcttaattaatctatgcctaaattataattattcgaatgaattcaattccaaggatctaaacggggccttaatgaTTTCTTTGCGATTGTTATAAACCAACATATATCTTTATAAAGAGATACAGGCTACAAGAATCCGCATCTATTCAAGTCACTCTCCAAAATGTGGATAGCTTGTGCACACCGTGGCAATCAAATCACCTGTGCATGCAAGATGCTTACATTTGTTATCCAGAAACTGGAATATCTAAGTTTCACTTATGTTCGGTAGACAAATAGTAACTGCCTCCTCCACTATATAAGCATATGGCACGCTCAACTTTCTGTATCCATTCCCACCAGTTTACATATGTCTTGTACCTTGTGAAGTGTGTTCCTACCTGTATCACCTTCGCCTTGCCACCCTTTGGCTAGTTCATTCATACGAATGGATTATTCTAATTTGCGTCGCCAAGCTGCATCCATGAAAAAGAGTCTCTTTGACCAGGCCTGTATTATACTCTGGAGATTTCTAATCAATATTTTATCTTTATGCTTTCACAAGGACCTAGAAGTTCGATCATACCTTTTTCCTATGTATAAGCATGCCTGCTTTTGATCCCATCCGTGGCAGACACTATTCTATGCTGTTTTATGGTTTTCAATGTTTTCCTTTTATATACCAAATGCTGACTCAGTAAGTTTTATTTCATCGACAGGGGTACCTAGACGAGCAATTTTGCCAGGTGGAAGACTTGCAGGATGAAGCTAGTCCTAATTTTGCGGAAGAGGTTGTCACTTTGTTTTTCAAGGACTCAGCCAGGCTAATATCAAATGTTGAACAAGCTCTGTAAGTAAAACATGCATATCAAGGGAGAAGTGATTTCTTgttcaaaaagaaagaaaatacgATGCAAGCAGAAGTGTTGAACTTGACTGATTAAAATTTTGTGACACTGCAGAGAAAAATACCCCAAAGATTTCAATAGATGGGATGCATACATGCAGCAGCTAAAAGGCAGCTGTTCCAGGTAGCTCTGGTGCTGCATCTGGATATATTTTTTCAGTTGCACATGATCCATGCTGTGTGACTGATTCAGTACAGCACACAGACCTTACTTTATAGTTTTGTGAATAATGAGGACTATGAGTTTAACTGAACATCCTGCAAAGTTGACACTATCCTTTTTGAAACAACTACTGCATGCTTCAGCTTCTTAAaaaagtggtggtggtggttgggtgtgggggggggggggggggggggggggggggggggggggtggatctGAAGCATATCAATGCCTCACTAATGACATGTCCAGTATGCTTGTAAACCAAGGTTCTTGGAGGCTTTAAGGTGGTCTGGTATCTCAGAGAAAACTCATATTTTGTAGTTTTGCGTGCCAACCAAAAGCTTAACGTGTGCGAATGAACTTTTGTAAGCATGGCATGGTTCTGAATCAGATATAAATAAAGCATAACTCTGACATCTGAACACATTATCATTCTTTTATATTTATATAAAGTTTACGTGTGTTTGACGATGTTACAAAACTTGATGCAGCATTGGTGCTTCAAGGATGAAGAGTGAGTGCATGTCATTCAGGGATTACTGTGGACAGGGAAATGTTGAAGGGTCTGTATCTCTCTGACTTTTTAGTTCTTTCAGATTTTTGTCTCATGTCAAGAAATGAGAACAGCCATTGTTTACTCCTGTGGCATATTTCGGTTTGCAGTTGCATGAGATCGTTCCAGAAAGTGAAGAGGGAGCACGGTGCCCTGAGGCAGAAACTAGAGGCCTATTTCCAGGTAATCATCCACGATAAATCTCATCCATCGTTCTGTAGCTTGTGTCATGAGCCTGGATCTCAGTTTGTGTTAATACACACAGCTGCTACGACAAGCTGGTTCTGCTGGAGCTGCCACCAGGCCCGGGATGTAAGAACTAGGAGCAGGAAAAGGGAGTATGGCCCAAGAAGATAGCTCACTACAACTAACTGGCCCAGTGGCCCTGCTGCGCAGCAAGTAGGGGTCAGCATACGAAGCGAAACAAGAGATGATATGCATATGGATAGGCATAAAACTGTAATAAGAGATTattttttcaagaaaaaaaaagtaaGAGGAGAGGAAGGGATGGGAACCTTGTGTAGCTGTGAGTTTACAAGCTCGCCTGAAAGATGGTATTATTGTCTCATGTGTAATATATTCCTTCCATTCCAAAATAAATCAACTCCTGGAATCATCGTATCAAATTATCTTGagtttgactaattttatagTAAAGAACAATAATATTTATAACACCAAATAAGTAGatgatgaaaatatatttcatgatgtaTTTGATGATACTAATTTCGtgtcataaatatttataatcttttctataaatttggttaacACTACTATAAAACAAGGATATTGTTACACTTTCTTGTAACACATTCATCTATGTGTTTCTATGAAATTTCATAGTAACATAAAATAATGTGTTACAGATGGTTGTAACACAAAACAtgtgttttataaaaatatgttaCTGACAATAATTATAGTACACAAAATTAGTGTTACAAGTAAAATATGACAAAAGTGTACTATACTTGTAACACATAAATGGAACATATAAAATATGTAATAAATGTATGACATGTAGTAACACAAAATAATGTTGCAGTCCAAAGTGTTACTAATCTTTAGCATGACGTGAAAAAATtacaagaaaaataaaaattagGTGACCACCAAGATTTTGAACCTACAACCTCACCACCAACCCCATGAGGATAACAACACCCTCGCTACCACCGAACCACATATATGTTTGTGAAAGATATAGTATTTCATTTTATTTGTTACAGAAATCATGACTTGAGCTATCAAGAtataaattttgaattgttcaaacaaattcGAATGgaaaaaaatgaccaaaacaaaggTTGTAGATCGcgatgagttctataactttgtTGTTGACGACTTTTTTTGTTATTCAAACAAAGTCtgatgaaaaaatgaccaaaacaaaagttgtagatttgaattagttCTAAAAACTTGTAGTTGACTACCTCTCCATTTAAAAATCATTACTTTCACAAAATTATATTTGAAGTTTtatatttcaaaattcaaatttagcATGGTGTGGAAAAATGACAAGAAAAatctatttgaaatcatttactatctgaaaattctatttgaagtttttatattttaaaattcaaatttatcaTGGCGTGGAAAAAATGACAAGAACAttctatttgaaatcatttgctgTACCGAAACTCTATTTGAAGTTTTCATATTTCAAAATTGAAATTTAGTAGGGTGTGGAAAAAATGACAAGAAAAaattatttgaaatcatttactgtcCTAAAATTCTATTTAAAGTTTTCATATTAAATTAAATTCAAATTTAGCATGGCGTGGAAAAAAtgacaagaaaaataaaaaagagatGGCCACCAAGATTTGAACCTGCAACCTCAATAATCTCCAACACCACCTAGTACCACTAAACCATTTGTGTATTTGTTGATGTTTTTGGTCATTTTATTTCT includes:
- the LOC136458978 gene encoding pseudo histidine-containing phosphotransfer protein 1; translated protein: MRMLLEGYLDEQFCQVEDLQDEASPNFAEEVVTLFFKDSARLISNVEQALEKYPKDFNRWDAYMQQLKGSCSSIGASRMKSECMSFRDYCGQGNVEGCMRSFQKVKREHGALRQKLEAYFQLLRQAGSAGAATRPGM